TTGTCGCTCAACCAGGTCCTGCTGGGTGGCAGTGATGTGCCCGTGTCGTTATGCCAGCAGGCGGCCCAGCAAGGCATTCAGACCTGGCTGGGTTATGGCATGACAGAAGCCGCATCGACAGTAACGGCGAAGCAAATTGACGGCATCGCCACCGCCGGGCGTGTATTGCCCAATCGGCAGGTTCAGCTCAAAAACAACCGGATTTTGATTGGGGGGGACACCCTTGCGAGCGGCTACTTTCATCAGGGGGAAATCACCCCGCTGGTGGATGGACAGGGGTGGTTTGATAGCCGGGATATGGGACAGTGGATTGACGGCGAACTCCGGATACTGGGGCGTGCCGATAATCAGTTTATCTCCGGCGGGGAGAACATTCACTGCGAAGAAATCGAAGGCGTTTTGAACCGTCACCCGGCAATCCGCCAGAGTCTGGTGATCCCCGTGGCTTGTGAGGTTTACGGTGCCCGCCCGGTGGCGCTCATCGACACGTCTGACGATTTGTCTGCCTTGAATCTGCCACAGTGGCTGGCAAATCACCTCGAACGCTTCAAAATTCCGGATGCGTTTTATCGGATGCCCCAACTGCCGCAAACGGGGATGAAAGTGTCACGAAAGGCGATGAAGGATTGGCTGATGTTGCGGCGAAACACAGCATCATTCAGCCACTCGGTGCCGTTTCCGGCCCGTCTGGAATCCGACTAACTCTGCGTGGCAAAGTCTGATGAATTGAGTTGTTATTCTCTTCCAAATCGAATACTCCAGTTTTTTCTTGCTGAATCAGCATGACTTATCAATCATTGCTTCGCTTTTCGATGCCACAGTTGGATCGGTTAATACCCTGTTTAGCTTTATCTGGTGAATGCAGAGGGCTTTTGATCGAGATATTATTCTGAGTGTCAATAAGTTGTTTTGAATATTCTCACGGTGGATACTGAATCTGTGTTTGGCGAAATCCATGCTTTCATCAGATGAGGACATGGTGACTTTCGGTCGTTTCGTCAGTGGAATTCCTCAGTACGGCGAAGTCTGTTGAGGAACTCATGTCATTCGTAAGCACATTCAATTAACCAACAATATGAGAGGATAGTCATGTCAGAAATCAGAACAGATGAACTCATCATTCAGGGGGATTGGTCGCCGCAAGCCGGTGCAACTGTTGTCTTCGTGAAAAGCCTGATCATGAAGGCAGGATCGAGAATATTGATCGATGGACAGCTTCAGGAGTTTAGTCTTTTTTGCGAAGAGTCAAGGGTAGAAGAGAATACACGTTTTGAAGGGCGAGGCAATGGGCCCGGTGACGATGGCGTGAATCTTGTTATCTATTTAGGAAAAACTGAAATCAAAGGATTGACTATAGATACTACCGGTGAAAAAGGAGAAAAGGGTGCGAAAGGTTCGAGAGGGAGGAATGGCGGAAATGCAACTTGTACCGGTTCTGGAGCAACGAATGGCGGTCCTGGAGGGAAAGGGGCTCAGGGAGGTGCAGGGGGACGAGGTGGCAATTTAATTCTTGGTATTGATGCAATTTCACTTCCTTTGCAATATTTAGAAATTATCACTCAAGGAGGGCCGGGAGGTGATGGTGGTGATGGCGGTGATGGTGGGCGAGGAGGCGCTGGAAAGAGGTGCGGTCTATGGAAAAGAGGCGCAGGAAGATCTGGGCCAAGGGGAGCGAGTGGTGATCCTGGGCCTGAAGGAATTGACGGTGAAGTGAATGTGCTGAAAGCAAGAGATATGGATCATTTTTTAGAAATGATAAACCGTTAACGGGTTCGTATAGTGAAGTTAGTTGAACTTCGCAGTTTTTATGGTTTCATTTCGTTTTTTTACCATAAAAACTGCTATCCCTAAAACTCGCTCATCCATACCAGAATTTGGTGTCCCAACGTTAGTGACAGACATCCAGATCCCCTCATTGTTTTGGAAAAACCAGCGTTGGTTGGTCAGTATGGAGAATGACTGGCAATCGGCCTGACGATACAAAATCCTTTTATTCTCGTGATGTCATCCCAGTGATTTTATTCAATGGCGATCTTTCTCTGTACTGTTAGGTTCATGAAAAGAATGCATCTGATTCTTTGACATGAGTACAGAGCGTTTCTGTGCCGTTGATTGAAGCATAGGGACGTTCCGGCAATCATACACAGGCGTACTCATGGATATTCAGGTGAAATACGTGATTTGAAAGTATGGAATCAGGAACTAAACTTGTGTCGTTTCCGCTGAGTCAAAGTATGACAGACTCATTTTCACCTTATCCCATCGTATTGAAATAAAGGTCACTGTTATGTCCATCATTGAACGATCAGAGTTTATGGCCAAGCTGCTTAAGCCGCTCAAACCTGCGCCTGATTTTGAGGGCTTTATCCTGATTCCAAAAGCAGTAAGTGAGCAGCTCCCGCGACGGGGCAGAACAACCGTTGATTTGATGATTGAGGGCTATGGTTTCCGAGTTACGTTAGAGCCGGATGGCAATTTGAGCCACTGGGCGAAATTAAGTCACAATGACCTGGTGTCTGGTCATTTGACCTTGGGTGAAGAGTACAGTGTTCAGTTGATCCCGGTGGACGAGGAGCCTGAACCGAAAGTGCCTGATGACTTATCAGAAGCGATACATCGACAATCGAGCGCGCTTGAAACCTGGCAGCAGACAACCACCATCGCAAGGCTGGACTGGGTGCATTGGGTTGAGTCTGCGAAGCAAGCTAAAACCCGTGCCAAAAGGGTTTCGGATGCATGCAATATGTTGGCGGAAGGAAAACGTCGGGTGTGCTGTTTTGATCATTCGGGTTTTTACAGCAAAGCACTGAAGGCGCCAAAAGTATAAAACGAGGCATTGTGATTTTTATCTCGAATGCCGAGCCTTCCCTGAAGCGTCACAATAACATCTTGCAAGGCAATGGCATTTTGAATTGCTGTGAGATCAATGAGCGCCTTCTGAATTCAGGCCAGACACGATCTCTTTTCATGAAAAATAGATCGCTTCAGTTTGATTGAATCATTATGTATTGCGAGATGAATTGAATCTTAACGCACGAAACATTTGTCGCGAGTTCATCAATCATCGTATCTTGGAATGGCTTTTATTCCGGTGTTGAAAGTGATTTACTGTGGCATGGGTGTTGATCACCAATTCATTATACGCATCATAAAATCTATTGAGGCAGAAGATGAAAAATGAAGAACTGGTTATGAAGAATAATATAGGGGAAACGCTTTTGATTCCCTTGTATATGAAGTCGAGAGAATCGAAATTGAATGACCCGATTATCTGCGATACAACGGCATGTGATTTGGTCGATAAACTTGATTATGATTTTTCAAAGTTCGATCAAGCCATTGCAAGTTCCGTCGGAATAGCTATTCGATCTCGTTATTTCGACGATAAAGTGAAGGACTTCATCGAGAATACAGAAAACCCTGTGATTGTTCTATTGGGAGCCGGGCTCGACAGCCGTTACCAGCGAATTGGAACGATTGCGAGACAGGCTGTTTTTTATCAACTGGATATTCCTGAGATAATTCAGGTCAGGGCGCAACTCTTACCCCCTCATGAAAATGAAACGTTGATTCCATCTTCGATGTTTGAAACGCAATGGATGGATGACCTTGTGAAAGAGAACCCCGAAGGAACTTTCCTGTTCATCGTAGAAGGCGTTCTCATGTATTTTGAGCGGGACACAGTGAAAAAATGGTTTCAGGATATGGCGGAACGTTTTCCACAAAGTGAACTGTTGTTCGATGTTGTGAACGTTTGGCTCATGAAGCATTCGCACAGACATGATTCATTAAAACTAATGAACGCTCGATTTATCTATGGTTCTGATGACGATGGGGAAGCGGCATCATGGGCGAGCAATTTAGAGCACGTTTCGACAAAACTCTATGGTGATTTTCCTGAGTGGAACCGAGTTGGCTGGCTCAAGGTACTCTTGATGAAATTGATCCCGACGATGAAGTACTCAGGAAGAATGTTGCATTACAGAATCAAGTGAATGGAAAGACTCAGGGCGAGAGCACGTATGCTCAGTTTTTATCCAAACCTTGGATTCCCGCCAATATTACTTGCTCCAAATAGGCTATATTCATGGCAGCTATTTTTTGCCTGCGCCTGATACTCGCCTTTTTGCTTGTTTCTAATCGAAGCATGTTAAGCGCCATGTGACGCACACCAGCCAGGAGTTCGGCGGCATTGCCACGATAGATTTGGCAAGCATCTTCCTTCATCGTGACATCAAGCACCCAGTGCAACCGATTTTCGATTTCCCAGTGACCTCGGACTGCATCGGCAAAACGTTCGGGGGTGAGCACCGCAGAGCTAATGTAGTAGCGGTACTCCAGCGATTCTTTCCCTGCTGAGTCAATACGATAACCAATAGCAACACCGACGCTTTGAAGCCCTTTCCAATCAGGGAAATCTGTCTTCAACTCCTGCGCTGGCATGACGTGGTATTCGCGCGCTTCAATACGCCCATGTCCGCGCTCGATGTCACACGCTGGGCTTTTTTCGAGCAATGGCGCCAACGCTTTTTGTACTGCTTTAGCCAGGCTTTTTTGGTTGCCTTTGACTGCTAATAGGTAATCGCCACCTTGCTCAACTATCTGCTTGGCGATATCGGTTTGACAGCCCATCGCATCGATAGAGACAAGACAACCTTTGATATCTAACAGCTTGAGCAGCTCAGGGATGGCGGTGATTTCATTGGACTTATCTTGGGTTTTAACTTGTCCCATGACAACGCCGTTGGCTGTCGCAAAAGCACTGACCATGTGGAGCGTTGATTGCCGATCTTCTCGGTTATAGGAGCTGCGTAACACCTTGCCGTCAATAGCAATAAGCTCGCCATTCGAATGGACGTTGGCTGCCTGCATCCATTTTAAAAAGCAGTCTTGAAACTGGTCAGGCTCAATGGAAGAAACAACCCTGGCAATCGTGTCATGGACAGGGATGCCCTGGCGAAAAAGTCCTTTGTCCTGCAGCCAATTGAGGTGAGCTTCGCCAAAGTCTTCGATATCTTCCCAGCCCTCCATACCAGCAATGGTGGCGCATACGGTCAGAAACAAAATGTCGAACAGTGGGTACGATATTTTTGCTGACTGCCGTGGGTCTTGAATCACTGAAAAGAATTGAGAAAAAGCATCGATATGCATCAGGAACTCCCGTAAAAAGGGGAGTATATGATCACAGCCAGCCTTGATCGTCAAACTGATCTATTTTGTTCAAAAAACGTTCGTGATCTTGCCCTGTGGAAAGACTATGACGTAACAAGGTCGAAATATTGTGGTGTTACATTCTTAATCGGTGAAGGTCTTTTTATCAATCTCACTGGGGAACGATGTGCGTTTTCGATCTTGTTCTGCGTCAAAGTGGTGGCTGTTACAGCCAGTTTCGTGATTGAAGGTACTTTGGATTCATTTATCGCGACGACACAGGCAGTGGACCATATGTTCAAGCGGTAAAGCGAGATTTTGAGGGCGAATAACGATAGGTCAGGACGTTCAAGTGATGAAATCAATTTTGTGCTGGGATAGGTCTGTGAATGAATACTGATGACTTGAATTTCGAAATAAATTCAGGGGCGCTTGATTTGAAAATATAAAGATTATCGGGAATGATGAAGATATTGAATAATGTGATTCGGATTCAAATTTACTGAGTCAATCGTTAGAATGACTCAATCAGCAGTCAAATTCATGGGTAAACCTCTTTCTTGTTTTTATGTGGCATACGATCCATTCTTGGCCTTGATGCGAATTTATTGGTATTGTAACATGCTGTTTTTATTGAATGAGTTGGTTAAAAATGACAAAATTTACCGAATATAAAGTTGCTCATATTGTCGAAGGGGGTTGCGGCACAATCCTTTTAGGGGCGAGCGGTTTGCCTGTGCAGAAAATGGAAGCAGAATTGAACAAATATGCACAAGATGGATGGCAGGTTGTGTTTCAGGTTGTCGAGCAGAAACGCTTCATGCTGTTTTGGAAACGTGAAGCCGTGATTATTACGCTTGGCCGCTAACCTTGCTTAAGTTTATTTCGCTTCATCTGATCCATCGCTACCAGGCGAGTGGTGGATCAAAAAAACTCTTCAACATCGAGTGCAATTTCGAGCCGACGTGCTCTGAATATACGAAACAATGTATTCAAAAGTATGGTGCGGTAAAAGGCTGGCGGTTGGGATTATCGAGAATCAGACGATGTAATCAACCGGGTTTAGTAGAAAAAATAGACGACGAGGTGCCTTGATGCGGTTATTCGAACCATTAGAGGAACTAGAGAAAAATGAAGAACTGTTAAGGCAGCAAGTCAACGCCTTACCAGATGAACAAAAAAAAGCGTTTTATCAAATTCAGTCTCAAAAATTGAAAGATCCGGATACTTATGCCGCTTTGAACTGGTTTTTTCTGGGTGGATTTCATCATTGTTACCTTGGTAAGTATGCGCTTTTCCTGATTGAGTTGACGATTCTTATTGTCAGTGTCACTGGATTTTTCCTGGGGCATTCCAGTGCTATCTATCTTCTGCTCTTGCTCGTTGCGTATGAGTTGCCGCAATTGTTTTTCTCTCAGAAAATCGCAAGACAATACAACTATCAAATGTCCTGTGAGATTTTTAATCAGGTTCGCCGAAGTTGAGTGAGAGCTCGGTGTATCGTAAAGGGTGATGGTATTCAACGTGGACGTTAAGTAGTGGGAAGATATCTCATGTGATATCTTCCCTGTGATGATTGAGGTTGATAATTTATTTTTTGTAATTGGAGTCAGCCAATTATTTGCTGAAATCTAATCCAAAAGAAATAGATATCCAAGGTCTACCGTTGTTTTCAAACTCTTCTTCATCTGAAGTCACATCATACCCGAGTAAAAATCCCATATTGAACTCTTGATGTAATGTCATCAAGACCCCGGCACCAGAACTTAATCCAAATAAATTTGTACTAGAACCATCTGACTTCGTTGCGTTGATCATCGTAGGCCCAGCAAAAAGGACAGGCGTAAAGGAAAAGTTCAGTGATGGAAAATTGAGCCGCCAGCCAAAGTAGGGTGCAATGGTTGCTGCACCAGTGAGATCATCGTTACTTGTATAGTATTTATAGGGTGCGATCAGACCGCCGTATTGCCATCCAAATTGATCTGCTTCATGAATCTTGGTCTCTGATTTTTTCAGATGAACTTTTGTACTGACGGGAATCACTGGTTTGATTTCATCTGTTTTACCCTCGTGACAAATTATCTTACTATTCTCCGCAATATCTGGTTCAAAAAGCCATTTGCCGAATGACGTGCGATCTGGTCTATACACAATGTAATTACTATCATCCTCACCGATTAACCGAAGAGAAACTTTTGCTGGAATACAGTATTGATCTGCTGACAAATAGTAGGGGAATTTGAGTAGACCTTTAGGTAAAGGGTTGTCTTTTGAGTTTGGGATATTATTATTTCCATTTGTTTTAATGCCAGCTGAACCAGTAGTGGTTTCATTTATAGTTTTACTATCTTCCTGGGCTATGACTGTATAATGAATGAGAGAGATAACCAAGAGTGATGGGAATATTATTATTTTTCTCATAGGTGTACCTTGTTTTTATGGTTGGAATAAATTTTCAGTTTTAATTGAATACTATTTTGTTTTTCGTTAATTTTTGTCTAATTCTGATTGTGTCAAAGGCTGTTTCAGTGAATGGTGCTCATTGTTTTTA
The Photobacterium sp. GJ3 DNA segment above includes these coding regions:
- a CDS encoding DUF4177 domain-containing protein, producing MTKFTEYKVAHIVEGGCGTILLGASGLPVQKMEAELNKYAQDGWQVVFQVVEQKRFMLFWKREAVIITLGR
- a CDS encoding ISAs1 family transposase, translated to MHIDAFSQFFSVIQDPRQSAKISYPLFDILFLTVCATIAGMEGWEDIEDFGEAHLNWLQDKGLFRQGIPVHDTIARVVSSIEPDQFQDCFLKWMQAANVHSNGELIAIDGKVLRSSYNREDRQSTLHMVSAFATANGVVMGQVKTQDKSNEITAIPELLKLLDIKGCLVSIDAMGCQTDIAKQIVEQGGDYLLAVKGNQKSLAKAVQKALAPLLEKSPACDIERGHGRIEAREYHVMPAQELKTDFPDWKGLQSVGVAIGYRIDSAGKESLEYRYYISSAVLTPERFADAVRGHWEIENRLHWVLDVTMKEDACQIYRGNAAELLAGVRHMALNMLRLETSKKASIRRRQKIAAMNIAYLEQVILAGIQGLDKN
- the yidD gene encoding membrane protein insertion efficiency factor YidD, giving the protein MLKFISLHLIHRYQASGGSKKLFNIECNFEPTCSEYTKQCIQKYGAVKGWRLGLSRIRRCNQPGLVEKIDDEVP
- a CDS encoding YdeI/OmpD-associated family protein → MSIIERSEFMAKLLKPLKPAPDFEGFILIPKAVSEQLPRRGRTTVDLMIEGYGFRVTLEPDGNLSHWAKLSHNDLVSGHLTLGEEYSVQLIPVDEEPEPKVPDDLSEAIHRQSSALETWQQTTTIARLDWVHWVESAKQAKTRAKRVSDACNMLAEGKRRVCCFDHSGFYSKALKAPKV
- a CDS encoding class I SAM-dependent methyltransferase; the encoded protein is MKNEELVMKNNIGETLLIPLYMKSRESKLNDPIICDTTACDLVDKLDYDFSKFDQAIASSVGIAIRSRYFDDKVKDFIENTENPVIVLLGAGLDSRYQRIGTIARQAVFYQLDIPEIIQVRAQLLPPHENETLIPSSMFETQWMDDLVKENPEGTFLFIVEGVLMYFERDTVKKWFQDMAERFPQSELLFDVVNVWLMKHSHRHDSLKLMNARFIYGSDDDGEAASWASNLEHVSTKLYGDFPEWNRVGWLKVLLMKLIPTMKYSGRMLHYRIK